From one Lineus longissimus chromosome 3, tnLinLong1.2, whole genome shotgun sequence genomic stretch:
- the LOC135484788 gene encoding uncharacterized protein LOC135484788 yields the protein MATTKGKSVAAESATLEFLLERRRINRQRYTKLEKSLFRYYDDVLPALDDDDRSPENEIKVRAAMSAREQLKSAYMDLQDTQDQVDYHRDNEERLNAMSDDQRRREDEEEQVQGLRQKTEVPKSVGLVKAITGPKEILMQSTLARIESRGAISVARILFDTGSGVSFISNKMARKLDLRGPKVEAEFSLAGGNQMRLKTERVKFHLSSAIPNWKGEEFEIEAYTVDQPSMDLNCVRVDLSKLQHLQGLQIADTYPRESAEIDVMLGLEDTTNILLPVRKTGPPGMPTATKSHFGWVLSGICPVEEPNQRHGKIGMVNTCHRVSLENETDFAARHWDLEHLGILPNEVKHQATELETDALQQHLDNTKLVDGHYVTGLIRHPDWKDKSLESNRTLAEKRLEGLERRLQRDPDLGKAYQEQIQELVDKGRAEKVEELEKQAQAIWYLPHHRVVRMDKSTTKVRVVFDGSAKGPEGVSLNDTLLSGPALQPDPLAILLRFRKHKVALVADIEKMFLQIGMQTGDQDLQRFLWRDMDTSKKPDVYRLKTVTFGLKSSPFSSIKTVVDHALTQTKEYPKATEEITENIFVDDVLSGEDNTTAAASLAVDMKTVLKSGGFPLRKFVSNKPEALAGLEESDLACGIVVVTEEQFTTKTLGIKYIPKEDVLMFSFCERMENVPCETRRTVLQQLHRIYDPMGLLAPFTLVAKRLFQQSWMDRTDWDEKLSDELHQNWVRWKEQVSDLDQIKVQRCIVPESFTQPRFTLHGFGDACVAAYGGVVYVRVEDLPTGRVHTAVLCSKTRVSPLGKKRSLPELELMAALITARLVNYVQREIKLEIEDVHCWTDSQVVLAWISKPAYTWQTFVANRVSEIQNLVPPRKWSHLPGKINPADLCSRGCSAESLVNSQLWWEGPDFLRKEEESWPKQRIDTAELELAEQKKKPKTFSALQVKEKTTDQTKSEQLKLVEKYESYHKFLRVMNRVRSLKYRVRTGDGQHVREENAILTLTDQREEELYWLRWAQTSIFSGNSSSTE from the coding sequence atggcgaCTACTAAGGGTAAAAGTGTGGCTGCTGAGTCAGCAACGCTTGAATTCCTATTGGAAAGGAGGCGCATCAATCGGCAGAGATACACCAAGTTGGAGAAATCCTTGTTCCGATATTATGATGATGTTCTTCCAGCATTAGACGATGATGACCGTTCACCCGAGAATGAGATTAAAGTGAGGGCAGCCATGTCTGCCAGAGAACAGTTGAAGTCAGCCTACATGGACTTGCAAGATACTCAAGACCAAGTGGATTATCACAGAGATAACGAGGAGAGGCTGAACGCTATGTCTGACGACCAGAGGAGaagagaagatgaagaagagcaAGTACAAGGTCTACGTCAAAAAACGGAGGTTCCCAAGAGTGTAGGACTTGTCAAGGCCATTACAGGTCCAAAGGAGATATTGATGCAATCCACTCTAGCAAGAATCGAATCACGAGGAGCAATTTCAGTAGCGAGAATCTTATTTGATACAGGCAGCGGTGTATCATTCATAAGTAACAAGATGGCAAGAAAACTGGACTTGCGAGGACCCAAGGTTGAGGCAGAATTTTCACTAGCCGGTGGTAACCAGATGAGATTGAAAACAGAGAGAGTTAAGTTTCATCTATCAAGCGCTATTCCTAATTGGAAAGGTGAGGAATTTGAGATAGAGGCCTACACAGTTGATCAGCCTAGCATGGACCTCAACTGCGTGAGAGTAGATTTGTCAAAGCTGCAACACTTACAGGGATTGCAGATAGCAGACACATACCCCCGTGAATCGGCTGAAATTGATGTTATGTTGGGGCTAGAGGATACCACAAACATCTTACTGCCTGTGAGAAAAACTGGACCACCAGGAATGCCAACTGCCACAAAGAGTCATTTTGGATGGGTACTTTCAGGTATCTGCCCAGTAGAGGAGCCAAACCAACGACATGGAAAGATTGGTATGGTAAACACGTGTCATAGAGTTTCCTTGGAGAATGAAACTGACTTTGCAGCCAGACATTGGGACCTAGAACACTTGGGAATATTACCTAATGAGGTCAAGCACCAAGCCACAGAATTGGAGACTGATGCATTGCAGCAGCATCTTGATAATACCAAACTCGTAGATGGTCATTACGTCACAGGTTTGATTCGCCATCCGGACTGGAAGGACAAGTCTTTAGAATCAAATCGAACCTTAGCAGAGAAACGTCTCGAGGGGTTGGAAAGAAGACTACAGAGGGACCCAGACTTGGGAAAGGCCTACCAAGAACAGATCCAAGAGTTAGTTGATAAAGGGCGTGCCGAGAAAGTTGAGGAATTGGAGAAACAAGCGCAAGCAATATGGTACTTGCCTCATCACCGTGTTGTTAGAATGGATAAATCAACCACAAAGGTGCGTGTTGTGTTTGACGGCTCCGCCAAAGGACCAGAGGGGGTGTCACTAAATGACACATTGTTGAGTGGACCAGCACTGCAGCCCGACCCACTTGCCATACTCTTGCGTTTCAGAAAACATAAAGTAGCGCTTGTAGCAGATATAGAGAAAATGTTTCTTCAAATCGGCATGCAAACTGGAGATCAAGATCTACAGAGATTCTTATGGCGTGACATGGACACTAGTAAAAAACCTGATGTTTACAGGCTGAAAACAGTAACATTTGGTCTGAAATCATCTCCATTTTCGAGTATCAAAACTGTAGTGGACCATGCACTCACACAGACAAAGGAATACCCAAAGGCTACTGAGGaaataacagaaaatattttcgtgGATGATGTACTGTCTGGAGAAGACAATACCACAGCAGCAGCAAGCTTAGCAGTAGACATGAAAACAGTCTTGAAATCTGGAGGATTCCCACTCAGGAAATTTGTGTCCAACAAACCAGAAGCTTTGGCTGGATTAGAGGAGTCAGATCTTGCCTGTGGTATAGTAGTCGTCACTGAGGAACAATTTACTACAAAAACGTTGGGGATCAAGTACATTCCTAAAGAGGACGTACTAATGTTTTCCTTTTGCGAGAGGATGGAAAATGTACCCTGTGAAACTCGTAGGACTGTTTTACAACAACTTCATCGAATTTACGACCCGATGGGTTTGTTAGCACCGTTCACTTTGGTAGCCAAGCGGCTATTCCAACAGTCCTGGATGGATCGTACTGACTGGGATGAGAAGTTATCTGATGAACTTCATCAGAACTGGGTACGTTGGAAGGAGCAAGTTTCTGATCTGGATCAGATAAAGGTCCAGCGATGTATAGTTCCTGAGAGCTTCACTCAACCTAGATTCACACTGCATGGTTTCGGTGATGCGTGTGTAGCAGCATATGGAGGAGTAGTTTACGTCAGGGTTGAGGACTTGCCAACAGGGAGAGTGCACACAGCTGTACTGTGCTCTAAAACTAGAGTGTCACCACTTGGAAAGAAGAGAAGCTTACCAGAGCTAGAGCTCATGGCTGCGCTAATCACAGCACGTTTGGTAAACTACGTTCAACGTGAAATCAAGTTGGAAATAGAGGATGTACACTGCTGGACTGACTCACAAGTAGTACTTGCCTGGATTAGCAAACCTGCCTACACTTGGCAGACGTTCGTTGCCAATCGCGTGAGTGAGATACAGAATCTAGTACCACCTAGGAAGTGGAGTCATTTGCCAGGGAAAATTAACCCCGCTGATCTATGCTCGAGAGGATGTTCTGCTGAAAGCTTAGTTAACTCGCAACTCTGGTGGGAAGGGCCAGACTTcctaagaaaagaagaagaaagttggCCAAAACAGCGAATTGACACAGCTGAACTGGAATTGGCTgaacagaagaaaaaacccaagacttTCTCAGCACTGCAAGTCAAAGAGAAAACAACTGACCAAACCAAAAGTGAGCAGCTGAAACTAGTGGAGAAATATGAGAGTTACCACAAGTTTCTGAGAGTGATGAATAGAGTCCGAAGCTTAAAGTACCGAGTGAGGACAGGAGATGGGCAACATGTTCGAGAAGAAAATGCAATCTTGACTCTCACTGATCAAAGAGAAGAGGAG